In the genome of Ursus arctos isolate Adak ecotype North America unplaced genomic scaffold, UrsArc2.0 scaffold_22, whole genome shotgun sequence, the window ttttactatttttctactttctgaatgttttaaacatttaaaagtaaaatattttaaatattaaagtaaaatataaaaagcaaacatcataaatggagaaagaacaatGTACTGttatggaaaaaataagttaACTTTCTTGGAAAGCAAGTTCATCAAATAAATTAGAAGATAAGTAAGTACACAGAGGATTTGTATAACAAATGATCTAATGGCTatatagaaaactttaaaagtcaGACAGTCTAGGCCAGAAAGGCAATCTCAGGTTATAAACATAGATGATACTTGAGGTTATAACAATAAATGACCACAGGGATGCTTAACCaaaattgaaatgaattttaagaataaaaaataaaatagtgagaTTTCAAAATAACATTAATTATCTATTAGGAATTAACAGAGATTTTTgagcagaaatatatatatatttatatgtaaatatataatgctGCTCTCTTTTGATAAAAAGACTAGAAAATTCTAGCTTTGGGTAAGAAATTCTCTGATTCAAAATAGAGcatcttatattatttttagtgtCTGTGTGAAGGCGATGGCCCATAACGTTTCTTTTTGGctaaagaaaaatgatacataTCATTATGGATATACAGTTGTTCGGCTAAAAGTAATGAGAGCCAGGAGACTATAACAGGTTTAGATAAATTGGAAACTACCACAgtctataaaatgtaataatctatataaaataaattaaaacaatttcatgTGACCTTATACAAAAACTTAATACCAAATGGGAAGACAATGTAGTtacaatgtaaataaaatcaaatatggtATTTAAGCCAATAACCCAATTAAAACTTATGAAATGTGGTTTCCAAAGTGTTGGGGTTAAGTAGTATGCCTGCAATCCTTAAATTCTTGGCAGACTATATTTCATTAACTCACTCATCCAATATTGTTGCTGAGCCAGACAGAAtccatctctcttctctcattttataaTGGCTGAGTGAAAGCAGTTGCTAGGATATTGCATCCACCTTtccaaaatcaaaagtaaaacaaatgagaaGAGGGAAAATCCTGCATATCCAGGCCAAGTACCATCTAAGCAAAAGCACTTTGTGACCTCTTGTCAATGTCAATGTTTCCTTTACCTGAAAAGGAATGGGCTTTAATGAATTGCTACTAGGTTTTCTGAAGGTCTAGCTGCTGACTCTGTTACATCTAAAAGATTATATATGTAGAAATtccaacaaaggaagaaaattaaagcctgaaattatatattacacatataattTGTTGGAACTTctacattataaaattataaattttatgtacaaatacatatcataatatataactatatacacacccaaacacatacatatacacacgtatgtatattaatcttgttttctctctgccaTGATAAGTTTTGCATGCTGTGTACCTTATGGTGTTTCTGTTCCATCCTAAAAGGAGTTGTCTCTCATATTTCCTtaaatttgaaaaagtaattacaatgaaatatcatcaATTGATCATAAAAGGAACCAGGTCCCTAACCCTCTAGGACGCAGTAAACAGGTCCTAGCCATGAAACTGATGATTGCAGAATCTCTTTTTGTGAACTCCTCCTAAGACAGAGCgggcttttaaaacaaaacaaaatccgtgttttgatttttaacattATCTTCAAAGTCCCATTAGAGgatacttactttaaaaaatgaatgtactTTCCCTGACTTAACCTAAcagttttactgatttttcagtGTGCCCATCCCTTTATTAGTTCTGAAGAGAGTATTTGGTTAGTTGAAATAATTAATAcaattttcttttactctttttgttcaacattatttgtgttttgcttttttaacataatatttttgttgtgtgttttcCTTGAGCAGTTTTTAGTCCTTGAAAGTATTGACATTTcatgatttatttcttcttagaggttttcaaaagaacaaagagaaaatttacttttttaaaatatttttttattatattatgttagtcaccatacagtacatcccaggtttttgatgtaaagttcgatgattcattagttgcgtataacacccagtgcaccatgcaatacgtgccctccttactacccgtcaccggcctatcccattgccccacccccctcccctctgaagccctcagtttgtttctcagagtccatagtctctcatgcttcattcccccttctgattacccccctaaatttacttttaaaaaaattgaataaagttCATTCTAATctgccattaaaaataaataaatacataaataaataaataaataaataaataaataaaacaaaacaaaatcaaaatggaGAAATCCCACCAATAGAACTCTAAAAACTAGTTGGTTAATAACTGATTATTTCTTagcatctttataaaaataaaatgattttataactCTGGTACCAATGCACATCTCATAAAATTCTGGTTATTTCACTCACCACATTATAAAAGGAAGCATTTAATTAAAgcctaaaagaaaagattttctttgaTATCTGGCCTCTTATCCTTTAATTGTGTACTAAGTCAGTATGTTTATAATTGCAGACTTTCACCTAATGTAGGTGCATTTTGAGATTAACTcaaatgaaaagagaaggaatGTCTGAGTCTCTTTAGCAAAGAGAATCTTTCAAGAAAAGGGCTTGGCCACTTGACATGGTTTTTCTGATGGCATCTTTGACCTCCTTGTTCCTCAGGCAGTAGATAATAGGGTTGAGCAGGGGAGTAAAGACTGCATATATGGCTGAGATCAATTTGTTAGAATTCAATGAAGCAATGGCCCGAGGTCGGACATACATGAAGATCACAGCTGTATAGAAGATGACCACCACTGTTAGGtgagaggcacaggtggagaaggccttcCGCTGCCCAGTGGCTGAGGGAATGTGCAGAATGGTAGAGACAATGAAGCCATAGGAAAGGACAGTGgctgagagaggaaacacaaggaTGAGAATGGCTAGCACAAAGTCTACCATCTCAGCCATAGAAAAGTCCATGCAGGCCAGTTTGAGGATTGGGGAAACATCACAGAAAAAATGGTTCAAGATATTATTGCCACAGAAAGCAACTTGGGAGATGAAGTATACCTTTGCCATGGAGGTGGTGAAGCCACTCACCCAGGAACTGATTGTCAGCTGCACACAAAATCCTGTGGTCATAATGGCTGGATAACGAAGAGGACAACATATAGCCACGTAACGGTCATAGGCCATGGCAGCCAAGAGCACACATTCAGTACAGGCAAGTGAGATGAAGAAATAGAGTTGGATCATGCATCCCAGAAAGGAGATGGTATTGGGACGAAGTAGGAATCCAGCCAACATCTTGGGTACTGTGACAGATACATACCAAGTCTCCAGAAACGACATGGTGCCCAGAAAATAGTACATGGGCTTGTGCAGAGACCCAGTGATCCATACAGTGAGAATGATGACCAAATTCTCCAACAGAACAAACAGGTAGGtgatgaggaaaaggaggaaaagcagaaCCTGTAGCCAAGGGGAAGTAGGGAAGCCCACCAGGATGAATTCACTAATATGGGTGATATTTTCCTTTGACATGGCTAGGACACCAAAAGACAAAGGATTTAATGAAAATAGCACAAGTGAGATCCACATTAGCAGCAAGGTGCCCTTGGGCTATTGGTACTTTatcattaaacttaaccctagtGCCACAATCTGGTCCTGGGGTGTGATTTGAGAGTCATGAGAGGACAAGATCCTCTCCAGAAAATCAGACATTAGAACAGAACCTGAAAACAAATCCACCAAAGACACAAAGTTAAGAGTCTCAAAGCAGAATCATGAGGTCAGATTCAGGATTTAGGCCTTCAAATCTGGGTTAGAAGGAGGGCTTCAGGTAGTCCTAGGAGTAAATACTTTACTTATCAGCATATTTCCAGATTTCACAGGCAGCTATAAGGCAGGAAACCATCATGATTGGAGTAAGTGCCAAAGCTGATCTAGGGCAAGGCCAGGAGGCAAGGTAGTTCAAATTCcggagaaaataaaagcagaatatcAACTGGAAAACACCCTTCTGACAGGAGAATTGCTGACTGTGGCCTACTCCTCGGCTATATAGTATTTCTCTTGAAAATGCTGGCAAAACTTTTAACAATTACTTGCCTATTTTTAGGGCCATGGcttaaaaaattgaagaaatgtcTGCTCTATTGAGTAATTAAATACATTTGGATTTTTTAGATGGCTCCTAatagtaattatatatatatatatatatatatatatatatatagagagagagagagagagagagagagggagactatatatatatatatatatatatatatatatatatatattagttgtatatatacatataaaatagttCACATTTGATCTCAAATTAATTTGTACAGTTCATCTATACCCTCTCCAAAGACTGGTTCAAAATTTTTATACTACCAGAATTGTTACCTGATTAATTCTATCTACTCCTTGACTCTGAAACTTCTCCTCAATATGGATACTGCTGAGCACAAGTTGCATTTAAGGAGCTGCCTTGAGAGTGGAGAGTCAGGAACTTCAACAACTCAGAAGAGTCCTGGGCTTCCTAGGGTACAGTAGGATCTGAAGAgagaattgaaatttaaaaacactttcttcACAAGTGgggatagaagaaagagaaaagtagagataaaagtttgagcactgggtgttatatgcaactcatttaatgaatcattgaacactacatcaaaaactaatgatgtactgtatgttggctaattgaatttaaatttttaggaaagggggaaaagccaataaaaaaagtttgcttgacattataaataaaattaatctgaaaAGAGAAACATATTTTTCAAGCACACCAGTAGAGATGACCTGGAAAGGGAAAGGCATAATTTAGGGACCTGAAAAGCACAAGATACagaattttctaaatgtttagtACTGATTTCTGATTTATTATATACCGTGTGGGCCAAAGCCCCCAGATCTCCAATAAAGTAGTTGGTTATACGTGTTGGAAAAATTACCACGGTAAAATAGAACTCAAATTTGACTTCTTTCTCCACTAAAAATAATTAtcctttaattaatttttaacgACTCTCTCAGGGAGGTCATTTTTGCCCATTGTGAGGCAGTATGGAAGTACCTAGCCTAAACTGAACCAATTACAGAACAAGACTGTGAAGGAATTTTTACATGTGAATGCACACTCATTCTTGTCTGTTATTTTAGGaatcatagaaaacaaaagagTAGCATAAGAGACTTGACAATGACAAAAGGAGCTCCAATACTCAGCATATACTAAAGCATGAAGAAAACTTCAGACCACTggaacaaataattttaagagctGAATTCTTGTCCATTATCTATCTCTTACCAATTTTGCAATCTGAAGCAAACCTCAGATTATCTAAATTTTAATTCCCTTGAGAGTGAAAATGAATGCAGACAATTTATAGCATTGTTAGTGGTTAAGAGAAAgatctatttaatatttattggggCCTGGTCCCAcaatgcattttgaaaatataaagatgaaaaagtcaGATATCCTTATTCAAAGTCTTTAGAAGTAGATTACACAAGTAAACAAGCTGTTATAGTCCAATGTGTTACAGCCATAAGATAGATACGTATTCAAGTAGTCCATATGAGGAGGGTCCTAACATTGCCTTTAgaagtgttttattattattattattattattattattattattattattatatgttagtcaccatacagtacatcattagcttttgatgtagtgttacatgattcattgtttgcataaaacacccagtgctccacgcaatatgtgccctgcTTAATAtccttcaccaggctagcccatcccctcaccccctcccatctaaaaccctcagttttcttcctggagtccatagtctctcatggttcatctccccctctgttttcctcacattcattacaaaaaaaaaaagtggccttCAAAGAAAACAATGGATAGAATTGGAGGGTACTATGCTGAGtggaagtcaatcagagaaagacaattattatatggtttcactcatatatgcaATATGAGAAACAGAGCAGAGGACcattggggaagagagggaaaactgaatgggaagtcatcagagagggagaaaaaccgtgagagacacttaactataggaaacaaactgagggttcctggaggggagatagggatggggtaattgggtgatgggcattaaggagggcatgtgatgtgatgggcactgggtgttatatgcaactgataaattgttgaacacttcatctgaaactaatgatgtactgtaagttggttaattgaatttaaattttttaaaaaaggaagaaagcaatggAGCTTTTTAATCTGCATCTGGGCAGCTGAGCCCTGctagagaaaaatcacaaaagaagacagatgaTACTGCCACAAAAGAAGACAGGTGACACTGCCATAATTTATGGTCATGGAACTCAACTGATTCACAAATAATGGCTGGCTATCCTACACTATGTTTTAAATCAATTCACTCTCCACACTTCCCAAAGACTCTTTGCTGTGATCGCCAATCTGCCACCcttactctcttctctctcagcagactattttaccttttattttacaaatgaggctaTAGGAGGCATATTTATTCCATTTCCTGCTATCAATTCATTGTGCTCACTTTCTCACATCTTTGCCCATTCCTTCTTTACTTCTTATCCAAGACCAGTTCCTCTGTCTGCTCTACACATCTCATTTTTCAGGAAAATCATCTATCAGAGACCCCATCTCTTTCTGTATattaaaatcattcttttcacaaatattcattgaacatctactatgtgacaggcactATTCTAGATACTTGAACTAGCtcactgaacaaaacagacaagagcTCTAATATTAAGAAGTTACATCCTAGTGGAAGGATACAGGTAGTAAATACAGTTCTTCTCAAGACTTTGAATAAATACAGTAGGGATATAAATGTAAGAATTGATAAGTTCTGTGGAGAAAATAGAGCAAGGAAGGTAAAGAAAATCAGGACTGCAGAGAGTTGAGCAGGTTCATATTTCAAATAGGATGATCATTATAAGCCTCATTGAGAAGAATCATGAAgaagttgatggtcatttggtTGTCTGATGGGAGAGCTTTCCAGACAAAGGGACCAGGTAGTTCAAAGACcctaaagtgaaataaaatgtgagaacAGCAAGTCCAGTTGGTTGGTGTAGAGTGAGTGGAAGGgagaaatgaaatcagagaagaaggGGTAGGAGAGGTGATGATGAGCAGATCACCACAGGCCTTTTAAGCAGTTGTAGTAATGTTGGCCTTTACTCTGAGTAGATTGGGAATACTTGGAAAGGGTT includes:
- the LOC113245856 gene encoding olfactory receptor 6; amino-acid sequence: MSKENITHISEFILVGFPTSPWLQVLLFLLFLITYLFVLLENLVIILTVWITGSLHKPMYYFLGTMSFLETWYVSVTVPKMLAGFLLRPNTISFLGCMIQLYFFISLACTECVLLAAMAYDRYVAICCPLRYPAIMTTGFCVQLTISSWVSGFTTSMAKVYFISQVAFCGNNILNHFFCDVSPILKLACMDFSMAEMVDFVLAILILVFPLSATVLSYGFIVSTILHIPSATGQRKAFSTCASHLTVVVIFYTAVIFMYVRPRAIASLNSNKLISAIYAVFTPLLNPIIYCLRNKEVKDAIRKTMSSGQALFLKDSLC